The genomic window gataactttttttcttttcagagGAGAAGATTAAATACCAGTGCTTCGTTCCAACTGTTCGCCGAATGAAATAACAGGAATCGCAGACGCGAAGAATATGTATGTGGTAGGAGCCAGAATCCTACAGAAATGAGAAGTCATATAGGTGAAAAATTcattaaaacatataaattttgaaaaaaagtaaacaaattgaGTACCTAAACCCAGCTTTGATTCCTCCGGTCCAATCTTGTTTGTAGCACATTAACCTTCCTTTAAGATCATTCTTGATACCTTCAAACGGAACAAAAGTCTCTTCCATGGTGGCTTCTCTCTGtaaattactctgtttttaagttactctgtttttcgttttctatCAGACAAATCGTCGAACACTTGGAGAGCTTCTTTGGTTAGACACTCGCGAAGAAGAGTTAGAAGATGAGTTTAAACCCGATATGAGGGAGACACGAAAAGGAGACTACTTGAAACCCATATTAGAGAACATTCTCAATACTACAAGTTTAGGGGATAGAAGAAAAATGCACAAAAATCCAGACAATAAGAGCTAAAAGcaaaaaaccaaatattaagGAGCTCGTAATAACAATGAATCTCGTTGAAGAAGATTGGGAATGATTCATGGAACAAatttacatgattttttttgagaaGTAATAATGGAGAAAAAGGGGACTGTGTATTGTTTGGATGACAAGAAAGTGACGAAGAGTGGTTTCAGCTGTGCAAATTGCAAAGTATATGTCTTTGGTGGCAAGAAAGATGAAGCCGAAGCATCCctatatataatactaataatGACGGACATTATTAACAAATCATTAGGAAGGATTAACGAAGCGCGTCAAGTTTTTCGACGGTAagcttataaaaaaattactataatCATTTATAATGTAGCCAGCCACCACCGTTACCTTTGAcctttttattgtaaaaatcATTATTCATCACATAGTTACATGATTTATAATGagagaaaaactaaaaaattagaGTTATAGATTGTGTATTCAAATCTCTATCTTTGAAAAGTTTAGTTCAGTTTACGttattaaaaatgtttctAAGTAATGTCCACATTGTtcccaagaaaagaaaaagaaaaaaccttcGATCGAAGAcgtccaatttttttttcaaaatttatactaAAAGTTATAGTATTATTgagtaaaaatcaaatcttctaCGTGAGGAAACGACTTAAACATTCATTACCTGCTTTCTTAAAAAGGCAACTGTACGATGTTTTGTGTAAaggcaaaaaaagaagaagaaaaaagggtCACTTTTGGAAGGGGTGGTGGCGAGATAATATACATCTAATCCATACACTGACGTTGTAATAGTAAGAACTCAACCTAACAAATACGAACATCTTTTAATAAACTTGAATAAAGCAGAGTTTGACCTAATTAAATGATCCAATCACCATTCGTTTCattaccttctttttttgtcacttaCTTTAGGAATTGGATTTTAACACGTTAAGTTGTCCTTCCAACATTCTGCTGCAGATTGTACTTACACCGTGTATTAACTGCTTCATTATAAAAATGTAACCACCATCACCATATATCTTCTACTTAcacaataaatataaactacatgttctttgttttaacATACGTAAATGTATGTATGAAGAGAGGTTGAAGGCCATGTGCTCTGGACAACTCATTTCTTAGCATTCGACGCAACCACAACATACAATATTGGAATTCACAGCCATATATTTCCCAACTACCTTTTTCTAATAAACAATATCATGATGACATCTAATTTATTTCTAGTTCATGCCACTTGAAGTTTATGATGAAACCTCTTGAAGTTTCTATGGAAACATATCAgaaatcatcattacatgcgttggtttgttttttttggttgtatgATAAGATACATAACAAGAATTCTTGAAAACACTGCAGCCACTTGAGGCTCTTCATCACGAGAAACCAGCCTATTCGATTTCATTTAGAATTCGAGTTATAACTCATAGCTACGTAATTATTAGAAAGTTATTGACTGACTTGCGAATGAAGATCATGTAAATACACGTACGCATTTGGTCTGCACATGTGAGTATGCCTTTTGTAGTCcttgtttctttgtatatatagtgGCTTtactttcttaaaaataaaaatgagtaGACAATCACAATGAAAGTtattaggaaaaaaatgagtttgaatttgaatccaccgtctaattttgtttcattactATTAAGTTACTATTttacgttaaaaaaaaaaacttaatttgaaCTTGTTTTTCCTCGTTAGAGAGGTTTATTCAATCATAAGTCTGGATTGATGGTTGGACCTAAATAAAAGCATGCttaaaaaagatatttctATCATTTACTCCTAACGATTGTTACTTTAAAAccttttctatataaacaatGAATGTCACTTTCTGGTTTATATGCTTCTCATcttaaataagtttttgtttaattttgtctCTATACTTAATTCGAGAAAAGGTCAACTACTATGTGTATACTCCATAGATATTTCCCGGATTAAATTATTGAGATCGAGGACGGGACATGACGTAacatttagttatatatattacacgaattttgtttaaattatcATGTAACCGATTAACCACAAATCACACGCCTACGAGTCTATGACATTGAGTTCGATTTTGTCTCTATACGACACGATGAAAAAGGCAGTCAACGACTCATTTATATGAAGTATTATATCGCCTGCCTATGACGTTGAGTTCTTTATACATCTTAACGGGGCGTAATTGTTTCAGTGGATTGGTTACttgtaaaaattttaaaatatcaattaatcAAGTGAATACTTATTTGGGACAGGTTTAACTGTTTAAGAGTTGTTATATGTTTGACAATAATCGAAGACTGTGACTAACCAAGTAATCGGTGCtctattaatttgtattttagcCATGCATCTAATTTGACATCGAGACTCTTTTCACCGGTCTGGTACAGTTTGTCGAGCCAAGTGAGGGTAACACACTCTATACACTGCTCTAACAGCAAAACtgcttatttgtttttaatagtTTGATCAACtttcatattaattattcATCTAGATTTTGTAAAAGTTGTCCACCAAACTCACACATATCAATTCTTTTTTGAGTATtgtctagttttttttttttttttgaatgaatagTATCGTCTAATTTATTCAACACTACAGTGTACATATTATTTGCTACATTATTAAAGATTCAATCATGCATTTCACTCATTTcatgtcttttgttttttttcacaaagctaaaattttcatatttaaaatatatatgcttttatGATGATGTGCTTAATTATTTTCATCTAcccaatatattttatatagaagCTGTGAGGAATCTTTGCTTTCACTTTAAAATTCCATTAATACGAGGTTCTTGCATGTTGGACCATCATATATAATACTACCAAGTTAACTTCAAATATGCCAACTTTCGTTTTACACATACACACCATTTACTTTTAGGTACATATCCgtattcaaattcaaaggaAATTAGTACCAAATTTACAAATCCAATAATGATATATGTTGTCGTCCCATACGAGATTAGTAAACCAGATACAACGAacacaataataaatatacacTTGATGTGTGTTATGACATCACAATAGTCGAACACAATTTAACTGTGCTTGGTGAATGTATGCAATGCAGTCAAATATTATTCCAACAATAATGATGTCTAGCTAGGGACGACTTTTTTCTATTATGAACGAGCGATAATAATTGAGAGAGaaacatgaaataaaatatgtgAGAGGTGAAagacaaaatagaaaaagtggTTGGTCATTTTCTCTCATCATTTCGCATGTAAACACTCGAATTTCAATCTGTAAGAAGATGGAGCCAAAAACATGGTGATAATGGCTCAATATATAGTTTGACTTGACACATTCACTTGATAGCGTAACCATTAGTCATTTTAGTACCATCAATAGTTGGACTGATTAGTGAGATTAATGAACGGCTAAGATCCTTACATGTATATAACACACATTGgtcgtttttttattttatttttctgattatATCGAAAACAAACACTTTATTAACCAAACCAGTCAAATAGATTGATTTGTTCTAGATCTACCAAAACCGGTCAAGGGAATTTTTTGGGTAAGAGTACCGATTCGTCAAAACAGCATCAACGACAAACCGGTTAGCAGCTTCAGTATAGTGAACCCCATCCCATACAATTGCTTTGGTTACATCACGACAAATAGTTGAACCGGGTTGACCACACGTTGCTTTTCGATCATAGTTGTTAGGTCTTCCTCCATAACCGCAACAAGCCATCAACGGGTCCACAAATCCTGAAACCtcataaaccaaataaaccaatcaaaaccggttaactaattaaaatagGACTTTTATAGATGCGGTCGATACGCACCGTATAGTTTGAAATCGGCGGAGAGTTTATATTTGATGGAGTAAATATCAACGTAGACGAGAGTGGCGTCTTTGAATTGGGATCTCAGTTCGTTGCAGAGACTAAGGAGTCCTTTGTTGAAGGCTTTGGCGACTTCATTGTGAACCCGGAAACAACCAATCGGGTCAAGATCCGAATCGTTATGCAGGTGAATCGCCAATTCTTTTGGTGCACAGCCCAATGGGCCTGTGTTGTGTACCCAAAACTTTCTCCCTCCGTATAAATATACAGTCTTCAGTACAACATACCAAATCACAAATCAGCCGTATTAGGTATGGTTTAATAGTCAACTAGAAAGTTTTAAACAATTGCCCATTTGCCCCAAGAAAGTTGGAAAATCAAATATGGGTagagttttttagttttacttaAATAATGTCCCTGAAGTTTTTAGTTACCGATTTACCACCCTAATaagtttatgaaaaaataagttttgggGCTAACAGTTTAcgtatatgtaaaaataaaaaaaaattgtggaaGAAATGAAGTACCTGTATGGCTTTCTTTATCTCAAGAAGCATGGAAGGAATTTTTTCGACAACGGGTGCATAGGTTAAATTCGAATCATATAGAGCAAGTAAAAGATCGTTTTGTCCAATATCGATCATGTACAACGCGTTTCTAAATCCATTATCATCAATAAGGTCTCTTCTACCTATCAACAAGGAAACAtattttgtaagtaattaagACGAGATATGTATAAATTGTTTGGGACAAAAGTAATTACCGGAAGAGATAAGTTCTTGAGAACGGTTTTTGAAATGGACGAATTGACGAATTTGAATGGCAAGAGGGAAGGAAAAGATCGGAAGAGCGGTGGCGCCCGAGACTGCGAAATTGACTCCtcttttgaaatttggtgAAAGTGAATCCAAATATGGACTCAAATATGTCATCTTTAAATGTTCACCTGATCATATATCAAAAggtttaatcaaatatataacattacatgtacataaaacatatatttaaagaattgaaactcttgttgaaaaaaaagagaaagaattgGGACTCACAGTAGAAGTCAACGATGAGTCGACCGTCACCGAGACGACCAGTGCCTCTATGGAAGAAGGTAATGCCATGAGGGAGTCCGATAGGAAGTCCAACTCCAGCAAGAACTCCTCCGGTGTCGGAGTTAGAGTCGCCGAAGTTTATCAATATAGGTTTCTTGTTTGACTTGTAACTAGTTTCAGAGTTAGAGCaaaccaaaagagagagacataaAACTAAGAAGAAGCATTGTAGAGAGGAAACAGTGTAATCCATTTCTTTTGAATTCTTGCTACTCAGATAATTTTAATCAAGATTCACGATCTGAAGCTTTTACATATAGTAATGTCTTTGGCTTAGAAAGTCaaattttttgaatgtaaGTCAATAAGTACTATTGCAAGTCGCATTATATAAATCTCTAAATAATCTCAAAGTAAAAGCAATCAATCAACCTATAGATCCGATCGGCCATGTTCTATAAGGATTGTCAGAACTTGTTGAGCTATTAAAATACTCCGTACAACTTATTTGATTAATATGGGCCAAATCCGAAAATAAATGGACCTTATCGAATATTTTGTTCGAAGTCCAGGCCCACTAATCGAGtgcgaaaaaacaaaaacaaatgcgGTGAGCGTGGATCGAACACGCGACCTTCAGATCTTCAGTCTGACGCTCTCCCAACTGAGCTATCCCCGCTACTTGTTATCGAagctaaaataataaaataaatacaaatatttgtaaaagcgagaatttgtgattttttttggcaatAAGTAGAGAATAGTTGTGTTCCACGATTCCTCCTCTCACGTTCGAAGACCATTTCTTGTTCTTTGGACGACCATCGGCGACAGTGTTAAGTCtagagtcttcttcttcttcggcgTAGTTTTTTCCCCGGTAAGTCTCCGTTCATCGCCGAATCTGTAtccctctttctctttttgtttacttgatCGTCTCTTTCGATTATGTATATCGCGATCGGAGTCCGTCATCTCCAGATCTGTGTGTATGCGCTTAATTTCGTTATGGATGTGACATGATTTCTTGTGATTCGTTTCCTTAGGGTTGATAGATCTGTATCCTGCATGATCGTTATAGATAGTGATCtagatttgtcttttttcAGATCGAAATTTAGATCTCTTATTGTTAATCATGTTGATTTTATTGAAACTTGCTCATACGAATGAGATCCGAGAGCATTTGGAAACATAGGATTGCTTTGCGTTGTAATTGTTTTCTCAAGTGATGGATATTGAATCTATGTGATTGATGCAAAATGAGTTCCAGAGAATTTATAATCCTAGGATTGCATGATAACTTCTTTGCTTTGTGATTGTTTTCTAAAGTATTTATTCCATATGAATGCTGCAATTGAGTATGCGTTTAGACTGAAGGTGTTATTTGAAAACTCTGAAACAGGCTTGAAAAATGGGTCTATCCTTCGGAAAGTTGTTCAGCAAGCTCTTTGCAAAGAAAGAGATGCGTATCCTCATGGTGGGTCTCGATGCAGCTGGTAAGACTACGATCTTGTACAAGCTCAAGCTTGGAGAGATCGTGACTACGATTCCAACCATTGGTGAGTTTCTAACTTTGCATACTCTTTCTTTCATCTAATTATTATTCATCTCTAAACTTAGTATGTGAAATTGACACATTGTTATGCAATCATCTCAAGGGCTTAGGTTGAATTTTTCGTATCATGGTTGGATTCCTAGATTAGATTGGAACTTGAATATATAGTTGCAAGTTTTTTCATTTGGTTTGCATGCGGTGTACTTCTACTTGCTCAAGGGCATTCATCTTTGATTCATGGTTTGTGTATGATTCATAGAATGAGTGCTTGAATTTTTTAGATCTGTCGTATTGACAATACCTGTTCTTGCTAGGTTTCAATGTGGAGACTGTGGAATACAAGAACATTAGCTTTACCGTGTGGGATGTCGGGGGTCAAGACAAGGTATTGTGATTACAGTCCTTTACCAGCATTCGACAATTACTATAGCTAAATCCTTGATTCTCCATGAGCTGTCCTATTTTACTGAATGGCACTTTCACTATTCCAATATaaccttttttgtttgcttgctCATCCAGATTCGTCCATTGTGGAGGCACTACTTCCAGAACACTCAGGGACTTATCTTTGTGGTGGACAGCAATGATCGTGACCGTGTTGTGGAAGCCAGAGATGAGCTTCACAGAATGTTGAACGAAgtaaaactcaaacaaaaatctccTTCTCTAATGTTACATTATGAAGCAGTTGGcatcattttgtttcctttttgacTGTTGCAGGATGAGTTGAGAGATGCTGTGCTTCTCGTTTTTGCTAACAAGCAAGATCTTCCAAATGCGATGAACGCCGCTGAGATAACCGATAAGCTTGGACTTCACTCTCTCCGTCAACGACACTGGTGAGccaaagaaaaccaaaccaaatctctTTATTTACCAGATACCTATATCGTAACATGAAAAGCTGATGTAAATCGTTGGTGGGGTTTGTTGAACAGGTACATACAGAGCACATGTGCTACCTCCGGAGAAGGGCTTTATGAGGGACTTGACTGGCTCTCTAACAACATCGCAAACAAGGTATACAACTTTACAATTTTTGAAATCGTATTAGTAAGAAATTGATTGTTAAAGACTTACTCAAATGTGTGATTAACTTGCAGGCTTAGGAGAACAACGtgtggtttggtttttaatcGAGGAGAgtcttgtcttcttccttctatcttttgttctttcgtCTCAAACTCTTATCATTTCATACTCTTTGTTCTTCGCTCTAAtaatttacaagtttttttttttgttgcttttatCCTATAATTCAGACTCTTATAAAATGGGGCCCAATTTCGGCGGatattccaattttttttttttttttgccggcATCCAATTTCTTTAGGCTTCTGCATTTACCGAATATATTTCTTTGAGATGGCCCAAATTCGTGAGATGAACTTGAAAAATGTTGGAACAGAATCCAAACAGTATTCAAACGGTATAActaagagaaatcaaaatcaacgtATTTTGATTCCTATATGTCATCAAgtatactaataaaaaaaaaaactgaatttaGAACTAATCCGCAAATCTGATTGGATGGGGGCAGCACCAGTACAAAGAGCTACAGTTCCCgatttaatcataattaaatacgttgtaagaaaaatgaagaagaagttaattAATAGTAGATCTCCACTACACTTTTAACAATTACATACACTCAAAATCTTAGCGGCATTTTTTCTAAAGGTTTCCCAAAGAAGGAGAGCTCACTTTATCTTTCGTCTCTCTTCTTAGGTCTAGGGTTCTGGTGGAGAAGATTGTGGTTGtttcttagggttttctgAGAGAAAGCATGTTGTTAACTACgggaagaaaggagaaactcTCTGTTTCTAAAGGTTCTGAAATTGAAATCTCGTCTCAAGAGTATGAGTATGGTAGTGGAAATGTCTGGTATTGTGTCATTCTCGAAGAAAATCTAGCTAAATCGAAGCGGAAGAAGCTCTCTGTCCGTCACTTGGATCCTCTGCTCAAGTATGATTATTCTCCTCCGTTAATCAAAACCACCGTGCATCGTTTCATGCGTCCAGTTCCGCCGCCGGATCCATTTCCAGAGGTCGATTTTGAGGAAGGTGACGTGGTTGACGCTGCTTATAAAGGTGGTTGGTGTTCTGGCTCGGTGGTTAAAGTTTTGGGAAATCGGCGTTTCTTAGTGTATCTTAGATTCCAACCTGATGTCATTGAGCTTCTACGAAAGGATCTGCGTCCCCATTTCGTTTGGAAAGATGAAGAGTGGTTTCGATGCGAGAAACAAGTAAGTGTCTGagagttttctctttctcttcattgAGTTTGATTCAACACTAAatcatgttattttttgttgttgttgaagcaATTGATTGAGTCAGATTTTAGTGCTGGAAAGTCTGTTGAAGTCAGAACCAAGGTAGACAAATTGGGCGATGTTTGGGCTCCGGCTATGGTCATTAAGGAGGATGAGGATGGGACAATGTTGGTGAAGTTGAAGACTTTGAAGGAGGAAGAGGTTAATTGCACAAAGATAAGCGTTTCTTATTCCGAAATCCGACCTTCGCCATTGCCTATTGGTTTAAGAGATTACAAATTGATGGAAAACGTGGATGCGCTAGTAGAGTCTGGTTGGTGTCCTGGTGTTGTTAGTAAAGTTCTTGCTGGGAAGAGATACGCAGTGGATTTGGGGCCAAACAGGGAGAGTAAGGAGTTTAGCCGCTTGCAGTTAAGACCTTCTATAGAGTGGAAAGATGGAATTTGgcatagaaaagaaaaggtacTTACTTCGTGCTTCTTAAATGAAACAACACCATTGTGTGTATTTGTTGTGTTGGATCCTTTGTGCATCTTTTTGGAAAACATACATTGTAATCTGATTTTTGGTTCCAATTTTTAGGTTTCAGGTAGCGAGGAAAGTTCGCATGCAGTTGAAGAAACAGCTGCTTCAACCCGCATAAGGATCACTGTTCGAACTGccttgaaagagaaaaaagcttTGGGTACTGGAATCAATGTGAGGACGACACGCTCTTCTAGTGGAGCTATGCATAACCCTCTTCCTGCCTCTTTCAATGGAGGAGATGTTGCAGAGGCTGGTAGAGTATCTGTCACTGTGAATGAAACACCGCTCTTCGAAACTGCAGCTGTGAGTTAGATATTTCCTCCCGTCCCTCTCTATCTCTAGTTGCACGCTATTTTAACAGTCTTAAGTTTTGAATCAACGAGTTAAGGTTATAACTTTTTCAGTGAATGTAACTTGCTTGAAGCAATCTTGCTCCAATGACATAAATTATTGGGTAATTAGGGTTAACTTTGTGTGTTTCCTGCAGCAGTTATCTGGAGAACTAGGGAATAGTTTGGCTGATGTTGTGATGAATGAGAGCGCTCCAGTCACAAGCCAACCGGAGATAGCAGCACGTAAGTGTTATATCATTCTTTACCTTCACAAGTATGATGGTTATTTTTATTGGTAGTTGTTTGTGTCCCGAAATGAATCTACATATTTACTGATTCTAGCAAAAGAGTTTCACCCATCGGTAGTCCTGGGCGTAGCTGCAGCAGTCAAAACACAAGGAAAAACAACTCCgaagaagaaacttcaagcgatgaagaatcaaaagagCTCTACAAATGATTCTGTTGGAGAGAAGGTGAGTGTTAACAAGAGGAAAAGAGGACAGCCACGCAAGTTCATAGTCGCAGAGCCTAAGCAGAAGATTGGTATGGTGTCTTAACTTTAGTGGATAAGTAAACCAgcatttgtttctttgcaaTCTTGAAACATTCTTGGCATAATAACATGTAGGTGTGTCTGGTAATAATTCAAAGGCTGCCACTATTGAACATGCCGATATGACTGATGATGATAGGCCTCTCGCTTCATGGGTCCACACTGGAAATTCATCATCGGGTACTGCTGGATTAAATGCTGACACATCTTTTACACAGTTGGTGCTCTTTTAGCTTTCGGTTCtcattgttttgcttttcacCTTGTTCCACAGGGCAATCTGTTTCTCGGACTCCTGATATAGGGCTTAATACAGTTGTGGAAAAGCATGTCGATATTGTGGAAACTCCCCCAGGGAGAGAGTCGACAATGGTTCTGCCATTTGTAAAGAAGTCACAGCTTTGGAAAGTCCTTGAATCAATGGAGGTCTTCAAAGTCGTGCCACAGAGTCCACATTTCAGCCCTCTGCTAGAGAGCGAAGAAGAGTGCCGTGAAGGAGACGCCATTGGTAGAATGGTGATGTTTAGTTCGCTGTTAGAGAAAGTCAACAATCTACAAGTCGACGATCCAATAAGCTCGATTAACAGGATCGACGAGTGTTTCCTCAAGCTTGAGAAACACGGGTTCAATGTTACAACACCTCGATCTAGGATAGCCAAGATACTGTCCATTAAAGAAAGGCAGACATGCGCATTGGAGGAATTAAAAGCTGTTGAGGAAAAGATCACAGAGAATGACAATAAAAGAAGGAAGTATGAAGAAGATATTGTTGAATTGCAGAGGCAAGAAGTGTTGATGAAGGAAGCAAAAGTCACACTAGACA from Arabidopsis thaliana chromosome 3, partial sequence includes these protein-coding regions:
- the DUF7 gene encoding agenet domain protein (DOMAIN OF UNKNOWN FUNCTION 724 7) (DOMAIN OF UNKNOWN FUNCTION 724 7 (DUF7); FUNCTIONS IN: RNA binding; LOCATED IN: nucleus; EXPRESSED IN: 28 plant structures; EXPRESSED DURING: 14 growth stages; CONTAINS InterPro DOMAIN/s: Agenet (InterPro:IPR008395), Tudor-like, plant (InterPro:IPR014002), Protein of unknown function DUF724 (InterPro:IPR007930); BEST Arabidopsis thaliana protein match is: DOMAIN OF UNKNOWN FUNCTION 724 6 (TAIR:AT2G47230.1).) — encoded protein: MLLTTGRKEKLSVSKGSEIEISSQEYEYGSGNVWYCVILEENLAKSKRKKLSVRHLDPLLKYDYSPPLIKTTVHRFMRPVPPPDPFPEVDFEEGDVVDAAYKGGWCSGSVVKVLGNRRFLVYLRFQPDVIELLRKDLRPHFVWKDEEWFRCEKQQLIESDFSAGKSVEVRTKVDKLGDVWAPAMVIKEDEDGTMLVKLKTLKEEEVNCTKISVSYSEIRPSPLPIGLRDYKLMENVDALVESGWCPGVVSKVLAGKRYAVDLGPNRESKEFSRLQLRPSIEWKDGIWHRKEKVSGSEESSHAVEETAASTRIRITVRTALKEKKALGTGINVRTTRSSSGAMHNPLPASFNGGDVAEAGRVSVTVNETPLFETAAQLSGELGNSLADVVMNESAPVTSQPEIAAPKEFHPSVVLGVAAAVKTQGKTTPKKKLQAMKNQKSSTNDSVGEKVSVNKRKRGQPRKFIVAEPKQKIGVSGNNSKAATIEHADMTDDDRPLASWVHTGNSSSGQSVSRTPDIGLNTVVEKHVDIVETPPGRESTMVLPFVKKSQLWKVLESMEVFKVVPQSPHFSPLLESEEECREGDAIGRMVMFSSLLEKVNNLQVDDPISSINRIDECFLKLEKHGFNVTTPRSRIAKILSIKERQTCALEELKAVEEKITENDNKRRKYEEDIVELQRQEVLMKEAKVTLDNEIARMQSQAAVLDQEVQNVDHEFQAILAAPWK
- the DUF7 gene encoding agenet domain protein (DOMAIN OF UNKNOWN FUNCTION 724 7) (DOMAIN OF UNKNOWN FUNCTION 724 7 (DUF7); FUNCTIONS IN: RNA binding; LOCATED IN: nucleus; EXPRESSED IN: 28 plant structures; EXPRESSED DURING: 14 growth stages; CONTAINS InterPro DOMAIN/s: Tudor-like, plant (InterPro:IPR014002), Agenet (InterPro:IPR008395), Protein of unknown function DUF724 (InterPro:IPR007930); BEST Arabidopsis thaliana protein match is: DOMAIN OF UNKNOWN FUNCTION 724 6 (TAIR:AT2G47230.1); Has 299 Blast hits to 227 proteins in 36 species: Archae - 0; Bacteria - 4; Metazoa - 29; Fungi - 0; Plants - 252; Viruses - 0; Other Eukaryotes - 14 (source: NCBI BLink).), yielding MLLTTGRKEKLSVSKGSEIEISSQEYEYGSGNVWYCVILEENLAKSKRKKLSVRHLDPLLKYDYSPPLIKTTVHRFMRPVPPPDPFPEVDFEEGDVVDAAYKGGWCSGSVVKVLGNRRFLVYLRFQPDVIELLRKDLRPHFVWKDEEWFRCEKQQLIESDFSAGKSVEVRTKVDKLGDVWAPAMVIKEDEDGTMLVKLKTLKEEEVNCTKISVSYSEIRPSPLPIGLRDYKLMENVDALVESGWCPGVVSKVLAGKRYAVDLGPNRESKEFSRLQLRPSIEWKDGIWHRKEKVSGSEESSHAVEETAASTRIRITVRTALKEKKALGTGINVRTTRSSSGAMHNPLPASFNGGDVAEAGRVSVTVNETPLFETAALSGELGNSLADVVMNESAPVTSQPEIAAPKEFHPSVVLGVAAAVKTQGKTTPKKKLQAMKNQKSSTNDSVGEKVSVNKRKRGQPRKFIVAEPKQKIGVSGNNSKAATIEHADMTDDDRPLASWVHTGNSSSGQSVSRTPDIGLNTVVEKHVDIVETPPGRESTMVLPFVKKSQLWKVLESMEVFKVVPQSPHFSPLLESEEECREGDAIGRMVMFSSLLEKVNNLQVDDPISSINRIDECFLKLEKHGFNVTTPRSRIAKILSIKERQTCALEELKAVEEKITENDNKRRKYEEDIVELQRQEVLMKEAKVTLDNEIARMQSQAAVLDQEVQNVDHEFQAILAAPWK